Below is a genomic region from Brassica rapa cultivar Chiifu-401-42 chromosome A08, CAAS_Brap_v3.01, whole genome shotgun sequence.
TTCTTGAAAACTTTAGAGCCTGCAGTAAAACCATGCCCAGCCTCCCCTCCGTGCTTCTTTGCGCTCGATTTTGATTTCTTGTTACTCTCTGCGGGTGGCAGCTTGTCACCAAGTAAAAACTCTGAAGTTCTATAGAACTGATTTGCCTTGGGtgttctcttctctttctccacATGCTCACTGACTCCATGAGCATTCTCCAACACTGATACACTTAGCTGATTTAAATGCCTTGGTGTTCTGATGACCTCACGAGGGAGTCCATCAGATGCCAACCCTGGAAGAATCCTTCCTCCTCCGTTATTAATATCAGCGCTAGCCAAAAGGCGAGAGTCATTACACGCACCAATCTCCCCCTCTTTGTCCTCTATCTTCTTTACCAGATCTCTGACCACGTTAAGCTGATCTTCAAGCTTCTTCCTAATCTCCTCTTTCTCTTGCTTCGACTTGGAGGGTACATGTATCTTTATGCGTCCATCTACGTCCTCCTCCGTTGGCATGCTTTCAGAAGCAGTAGCGTGGATGCTCTGAGCAGAATCAGATGCAACCCCTGCTGGCTGTTGGGCATCTCTTTGAGATTCTTTTATTAGGTTATCTGCATCCACCACGTGGACATCTTCATCAGAAGACACTTCAATGGGATTCttgtcaacaacaacaacagtatCCGCATCTTCCGCAGATGCTTCAATAGCCTTCTTGTCAACAATCATTTTAGGAAGTTCCTTGATAGAGTTCTCATCAACAACCACTGTATTGACATCATCTTGAGCTGTATTGCTTTGAGAAGGTACTTCCACAGACTTGTCTCCAGTAAAAGCGTTCGCATCTTCCTGATTCAAAGGATCAGATACAGGTTGAATAACGCTCTTATCAGTAGGAGCCAAACTCAAACTAGTATCATCCTGAGGTTCAGCTTCAGTCAATGCTTCCATAAGAGGCTTGTCAATCACCTTCTCAGAAGGTGCTTCAGCTGAGTCTTTAGCCACACTGGACACAGGACTCTTCTGAGACTCTTGAGCTAGACTCTGACGATTGTTTTCTGAATCCCCCTCTGGTTTCTCGCGGCTATCACCGTCAAAGGCAAAGAACGGAGACAGTTTCCTCTGACCTTTACCTTTCCTCGTGTAAACTTTAATCTTTTGCTTCTCTCTAGCTCCATCGGTTCCTTCTCCGTTAACAGGCTCTGAAGCCAtacaaaaaccctaatttcacgCCTTGATTGTTCTCGATTGATGCCTTTCCTCACTTCTTCCGACAGATACAGCTCAAATTAGAAACCCTAATTTTCAGAAGACGCCTTTGTTTCGATTCAGAGAGTGTGCAAAGCAAAAGGCCCCACGAAATTAGGGGTTTTGACGTAACTAGTAGACGACGAGTGGATAGAATCTCTGAGAAATTTGGAGGTTTTTTTTGACGAGAACTGAGACAATTAGGTCATTGGAATCTCTCTGAGCTTCGAGATCGACACAAACCttgaggagaaggagaaggagaaaagCTGAGGTGAGAAACGGAAGCAGGGGAAGGTATGCGAGAAGAATATTGAAATCGGAGGAAGCTTTACCTGCGAGTTTGGGAGAGAGAAGGCGccgccgagagagagagagagagagaggaggaagaACAACAACCCGCGTTTGAGTTTGCTTTTTCTTACCCGACCCGGAGCTTTTTAGGTTTGGTCCGAAAAACAAATCGATTTGGCCAATAACATTTATTTTTCTGGTTCAACAAAGCTATAAAATAAGcactaaagtaaaaaaaatgatcatcttttttcctatatattttttgagaagTAAGCTTTATATTATAgctaaattatatttcaaattttgataTGTCAATTAAcgttaaatatttatgaaaacattaaatagtgtacgtaaaaaaaaagaaaatgagcACTCTTCGTATACATCAACAATAATCTGTTTTTGattatcttctcttttttttgggttcaattatattatattttctaatttatagTTAAGGTTTGATGATGTGATGTGTTATCCAGTGTaaaaaagaaggagaagaaaattaTACTTAAGGtttaaattcaatttttatGCAATTGTCATTGTTAAATATTAACACAcatcttaattttttaatattagcaCCTTTTAATCAAActttaaaagtgtatttgtaacaaattttttattagcaagaaaaaaacattatttatattttctcgAAAAAAGATCCTGCGAATCACGTGCACATTACTAATGTGACATTAGTAAAGTCCCCACCTCTAGTGTCATGACGATGAAATATTGCGTCACCAGTTCGATGGAAAGTTAGCTACTCACGTGAAACTTTTACGCACCAATAACAAGTCCATTGACAAAGTTAACTGATAAACGACAGTACAAGAGAAACTCCTATGTAGCAGGTAAAACAAGTACTAGACGAATTTGGATTTGGTTATTTCTTGTGTTCTCCTTTCACACACATAAAAGAGATAGTCGAAAATACTACTAGTCCTTCATATAAGCTCGCCATTTTAGATAAGAGACGATCTCACATCATCTGCAGATGCAGATCACCCGTCTGCTGCGCTAACTCCACCATCATTGCTTCATCGAAGAACTTGTTCCCGCTTACGTCCTCGCTCATTCCCTACAAAACCCAGCACCATATAAATGATCGTTAGAGACTGAAAACTGATGACGCATATTATACTTCGAATGATATGGAGCATATACCTTTCTACGGCGGGTCTTAACCATGAACTCACGAGCAAGATGCTGGATGGGGGCTGGCTCAAGTGGGCGCAATAGGATGGATTTGTCGAGAGGATCTCCTGGAACTATGGCCCAGTGGTCAAAGACTGATACGCAGAAGGCTTGTCCCTGTGTGTGGTATCTGAGATCCGTCTCAAACCCGAATGACTCTATCACTGGCAAGAAAGCCTGAATCATCACGACAACAAGACAATCGATCAGTGAATCACTCTGTTAGATGATGGAACATTtgttaaaacatattaaaaggAAACCAACCTTTACGATATAAGCAGGGGTACCAGGCTGGGGAACATCGGATGTCACGTGTCCACGTCTTCGTGACAGCACCGTGTAGATGGCAGTTACACAGTCTATTGGTGTTTGGATCTGATATGAACACAAGTCAATTGTTACAAAAGGAAGAATGTAAAAGAGCAAAAAGTAAGGTCAAGAGTCTATAAAGGGATTATCATACCTCCACATAGTAAACAGGTTCCATAAGCCTCGGAGTCGCCATGAGAAAAGATGAGTAAGCTACCCGACGTGCTGTTGGAATCATCTGACCAGATCCTCGGTGCAACGGCTCTGGTGCTATCCAGGCATCTACAATCTTGAACTTGACATTCCTGATGGGCTCATCACACAGTGGTCCTTCTCGCGCCCCCCACTGGAACCTGTAAAAACATTTAAACGAAGTTATTCAGCCGCAGCCAACAAAATGGAGCCACAGTGAAGTGTGGCAGAAGAAAGACGATTACCCTTGAACAATGGAGTCTTTCACTGCCATCATCAAGTTCTTGTCAACCTCAGTTGGGAGTGTGTCATCCAGCAAAATATTTGGACCCTGATCAGTAAGAAATCAACAGTCAAGATATGAATTAGCCAAAACACGTTATGCTTGCTAGAGCCATATCACAAAGCAACCATAAAGATAAAGAGACCGCTCAAAATTTTCGGGAttttaagaaaacaaacaatGCATTTTCACCTGTTTGTCAGGGCCAAACGCCCAAATGGAACGCGCTGCAAGTAGATCCCAGTCATATTTCGTCTTGAAGAAGTCTCCGAGTTGTTTCCTGTTCCAGTCAATGCTTACGACACCATTCTCAATGTCCTCTGCAAGTCCTCTATCCAATGGCTCTGCGATCTTTAGCATGTAGCAGATATTAAATTAGTCACAGAAGTAACTGTACTTGAGCACTATGCCAAACATCTCAGTCCTACACATAATGAGTAAAAGAGAAAAGGGAAGACTCTCTTACCATAgttattttgttctttttgttcGGTGTCTCAGCAAAACACTTCATTGACGAAGATTCAACCACTGTCTCACAGAAGGAGACAACCGGATCTGCAACCTACAAATTTAAGAAAGTGAAATGATTTTAAAGTCCCAAACAAACAAATCACAGTCAAAGATCCAAGTAAGAAAAACAATTAGATACCTTTACTTCGACCTCTGAATAGAGCTCCCTGAGGTCCTTCATGATAGAATCCAGGTACAACTCCCCTGTGCCTAGAATAGTATGTTCACCAGACTCCTCAACTTTGGTAATAGCAAGGGGATAGCTTTTGCTAATCTTCCTAAGCCCTTCCACCATTTTAGGCAGCTCACTAGGATTCAAAGGCTCAGTAGCAGTCTTGACAACTGGAAGGGTATTAAACTGGAGAGCCCGGAATATGAAGACATCTTCGTCGTAGTTCTCGTTGCAGAGAGTGGCAGTCTTCATGATGGACGCATCGACACCTTCGATAAGAACCCACGAACCGGGAGGGGCGCTGCTTACAGGTATTCTGTACCTGGCTTGATATATCCACAGCTTGGTCACTTCTTTTACAGTCATGTCCTCTTCATCTTCAGGTGAATACCCTTCTCCTAGTACACGTACGCTTTGCCCTGTCTGAAGCGTGCCGCTGTAAACTCTTCCGAACACATCAAACACGCTCGTATCTGATTTGGGGTACAGCTTTGTCACATTAACCATGAGAGGTCCAGACGGATCACATTCTACCATTGCTTCATAAATGGCAGAATCTTTGGGTCCAGTGTAGGCGTGGTCCACTTTTCTAGCTGCAGCCTCTTTGGGAGAAGGAATGTGCTTTACCAACATATCAGTGAAGCCTGATGACGAACCAAAGACTGAGCTACAGGCTAACCTAAGCAGAGGTCTGACATTCAGCTTATATGCACTATTACTCAGGGTCACTCCTAGTTCTGCAAGGGTGGTCTCTACACTCTTCTTGTGTTCACCTATCACTTGGCTGTATATCTTGTAAAGAGGCTCCAGAATAAACTGAACAAATGCTCTTTCTCCACCACCTACTGGAGGATTTCTCTTGAACGCCCTAGTATCAGGGTGATAATACACATCTCCCCAAAGCTTAGATGCAAACTTATCCACGTCCATGTCCACCCCATGAAGCTTCGAATACAGTTTAGCAAACGACTGCAGAGTGAAGGACCATCCGGCAGTACCACTGGCAAAGCAAACATTCCCAGCTGCAGGGTCTATGAGGGGTAAGTTCCCAGCAGTCGTCGAAGCAGCAGATATGTGGTTATTGATGACTTCAATTGTATGCCTCAGCTTGTAATAAGCATCTCTTGGAGGTAGTTTGAGCTCGGTTATGAGCCTGTCAACCTGTTGGAGAACAAACTCAACATATTACAAAGGTCCAGTAGAATGCATAGAAATATAAATCTCACAATGTATCTAAATTTACACAATCAAGAAAGTATAGCAATGTACCTTGTTGATCACAACAACAATAGGAAGATGGTCCTGGATTGCATGTCTTATAGCCCTCTCAGTGTTCACCTAAAGAAAGACATATCGTTAATACAAGTAACAAATTTCAAATAACAACTTTagactataaaaagaaaaagcgAACACTAACCATAACTCCTTCAGCAGCGTCAACAATTAGAACAGCACCATCAGAGAGTCTCAGAGAAGCAGTCATTTCATCAGAGAAATTCACATGACCCGGGGTATCTACGACATTGCACAGATACGATTTAGACCTGCTGTCCTCAAGCACAAGCGACATCGGAACCGCCTTAATCGAAATATTCCTCTCCTGCTCATCAACCCTCGTATCCGTATACTTCATGTGCTTCTCGTTTTTAGCATTAAAAGTAGACATATGGTGCGTCTGCTCAACCAACATATCCATGAACACAGTCTTCCCATGCTGTAGATGCCCCACAAGAGCAACATTCCTCACAAGCGCCGGATTAGACATAAGACCAACGAGAAACTGCGTCGACACGTAGGTAGTAGAATCCTTCACCCCGACCTCGAATCTGACATCTCTGACAGGTTTGATGATCGGCATCTCGAGAGGCTGCTCGTCCTCGTCCATGACTAACGTCTCAACGTCTTCCCCGTAAACTTCCTCCGCGGTGGGATAGTACTTTTTATCCTCGGGGAGAACAATCTGGTTGTCCATCTCCACGTCGTTGATCGTTGTAATCCAGCCGTTAGAGCCCCCAGGGGGATGTTCTCCATCTGATCCATCCTCTTCAGGGTGCTTATCCTGAAACTCCGAATCTTCTATTTCGTCATCACTCTCTCTGTCAGACTCAATCTCAGGTCCAATGTAGTTGCCAAACTCATCATACAAGCTATCATCCATCTTTTAATGTAAACCTGTCAAACGATATaggaaaaaaaatctcaaaatcaAATCAGACCATCAAAACAAAATCTAGCTTGATAATAACCGTAAAACTATTCCCGGATCTGGAGAAAATGCGAAGGAGTAAATGCAGCTTAAAACGTGAAATCAAGAAACTATCACCAGATCATGAAGGTTTAAAGGCGATTCAACTATCAAAACGGTAAGCACAACAACCATA
It encodes:
- the LOC103836487 gene encoding transcription factor GTE4, with amino-acid sequence MASEPVNGEGTDGAREKQKIKVYTRKGKGQRKLSPFFAFDGDSREKPEGDSENNRQSLAQESQKSPVSSVAKDSAEAPSEKVIDKPLMEALTEAEPQDDTSLSLAPTDKSVIQPVSDPLNQEDANAFTGDKSVEVPSQSNTAQDDVNTVVVDENSIKELPKMIVDKKAIEASAEDADTVVVVDKNPIEVSSDEDVHVVDADNLIKESQRDAQQPAGVASDSAQSIHATASESMPTEEDVDGRIKIHVPSKSKQEKEEIRKKLEDQLNVVRDLVKKIEDKEGEIGACNDSRLLASADINNGGGRILPGLASDGLPREVIRTPRHLNQLSVSVLENAHGVSEHVEKEKRTPKANQFYRTSEFLLGDKLPPAESNKKSKSSAKKHGGEAGHGFTAGSKVFKNCSALLERLMKHKHGWVFNAPVDVKGLGLHDYFAIIEHPMDLGTVKSALANNLYKSPREFAEDVRLTFHNAMTYNPPGQDVHIMAEVLLQMFEERWAVIEADYNRQLRFASGYEMNLPASTMRSRLGPTMPPPPISVSNTMDWSGLPSDLQHPKPTTTPGRTPTSARTPALKKPKANEPNKRDMTYEEKQKLSGQLQNLPPEKLDAIVQIVNKRNTAVKLRDEEIEVDIDSVDPETLWELDRFVTNYKKGLSKKKRRAELAIQAKAEAERNSQQQMAPAPVAHEFSREGGNTAKKTLPTQVPSQVEKQNNETSRSSSSSSSSSSSSSSSDSDSDSSSSSGS
- the LOC103836488 gene encoding 110 kDa U5 small nuclear ribonucleoprotein component CLO produces the protein MDDSLYDEFGNYIGPEIESDRESDDEIEDSEFQDKHPEEDGSDGEHPPGGSNGWITTINDVEMDNQIVLPEDKKYYPTAEEVYGEDVETLVMDEDEQPLEMPIIKPVRDVRFEVGVKDSTTYVSTQFLVGLMSNPALVRNVALVGHLQHGKTVFMDMLVEQTHHMSTFNAKNEKHMKYTDTRVDEQERNISIKAVPMSLVLEDSRSKSYLCNVVDTPGHVNFSDEMTASLRLSDGAVLIVDAAEGVMVNTERAIRHAIQDHLPIVVVINKVDRLITELKLPPRDAYYKLRHTIEVINNHISAASTTAGNLPLIDPAAGNVCFASGTAGWSFTLQSFAKLYSKLHGVDMDVDKFASKLWGDVYYHPDTRAFKRNPPVGGGERAFVQFILEPLYKIYSQVIGEHKKSVETTLAELGVTLSNSAYKLNVRPLLRLACSSVFGSSSGFTDMLVKHIPSPKEAAARKVDHAYTGPKDSAIYEAMVECDPSGPLMVNVTKLYPKSDTSVFDVFGRVYSGTLQTGQSVRVLGEGYSPEDEEDMTVKEVTKLWIYQARYRIPVSSAPPGSWVLIEGVDASIMKTATLCNENYDEDVFIFRALQFNTLPVVKTATEPLNPSELPKMVEGLRKISKSYPLAITKVEESGEHTILGTGELYLDSIMKDLRELYSEVEVKVADPVVSFCETVVESSSMKCFAETPNKKNKITMIAEPLDRGLAEDIENGVVSIDWNRKQLGDFFKTKYDWDLLAARSIWAFGPDKQGPNILLDDTLPTEVDKNLMMAVKDSIVQGFQWGAREGPLCDEPIRNVKFKIVDAWIAPEPLHRGSGQMIPTARRVAYSSFLMATPRLMEPVYYVEIQTPIDCVTAIYTVLSRRRGHVTSDVPQPGTPAYIVKAFLPVIESFGFETDLRYHTQGQAFCVSVFDHWAIVPGDPLDKSILLRPLEPAPIQHLAREFMVKTRRRKGMSEDVSGNKFFDEAMMVELAQQTGDLHLQMM